In Halorussus limi, a genomic segment contains:
- a CDS encoding Lrp/AsnC family transcriptional regulator has translation MVKLDNVDRGILHELQMDARNRTAQEIADKVDVSASTVRNRIEQLEDDGIIEGYHPKIDYEAADLPLQVLFVCTAPPSERTAMVEQILDIRGVVDVRETLTGQRNLFVEAVGTGTSDTVRITDAIHEVGLSIESSEILRQRRVQPFNHFFFTDPYDDDEDDDPDDA, from the coding sequence ATGGTCAAGTTGGACAACGTGGACCGAGGAATCCTGCACGAACTCCAGATGGACGCGCGCAACCGGACGGCCCAAGAAATCGCGGACAAGGTCGACGTCTCCGCCAGCACGGTCCGCAACCGAATCGAGCAACTCGAAGACGACGGAATCATCGAGGGCTACCATCCGAAAATCGACTACGAGGCGGCCGACCTCCCGCTCCAAGTGCTGTTCGTCTGTACGGCACCGCCGTCCGAGCGGACCGCGATGGTCGAACAGATACTCGACATTCGCGGGGTCGTGGACGTTCGGGAAACGCTGACGGGCCAGCGGAACCTGTTCGTCGAGGCGGTCGGGACCGGCACGTCCGACACCGTCCGCATCACCGACGCCATCCACGAAGTCGGCCTCTCGATAGAGAGTTCGGAAATCCTGCGCCAGCGCCGGGTGCAACCGTTCAACCACTTCTTCTTCACAGACCCGTACGACGACGATGAGGACGACGACCCAGATGACGCGTAA
- a CDS encoding DUF7504 family protein codes for MSAGSSGYRGATSDDASSSEDEPRFLDVLRELKADGCNLLVVGDAPRRLFTEASAGLLGGPEERRYRLLAVTDASAQSVVERLPDPEETPGEFAETTEIVNHASPPRSVVDAGASRNAPPLSDLSERRVVDPQLAGLQAELAESMATFNRHAGGLRPAQLRVGVDSLGALFEHYDAGVVHRCLQVVTGYVDDYDAMGHYVLTEPYDSERAERLADDFDAVVEIRAVDGGRDDHHAEERWHVSSHDLVTDWFPL; via the coding sequence ATGAGCGCAGGGAGTTCCGGTTATCGGGGGGCTACTTCCGACGACGCTTCCTCCTCGGAGGACGAGCCTCGATTTCTCGACGTGCTACGGGAACTGAAGGCCGACGGGTGTAACCTGCTGGTCGTGGGGGACGCGCCGCGTCGCCTGTTCACCGAAGCCAGCGCGGGCCTGCTCGGGGGACCAGAAGAACGGCGCTATCGACTGCTGGCGGTCACTGACGCGAGCGCACAGAGCGTCGTCGAGCGCCTGCCCGACCCCGAGGAGACGCCGGGAGAATTCGCCGAGACGACAGAAATCGTCAATCACGCGTCCCCGCCGCGGTCGGTCGTGGACGCCGGAGCGTCCCGCAATGCCCCGCCGCTGAGCGACCTCTCGGAGCGGCGGGTCGTGGACCCGCAACTCGCGGGTCTGCAGGCCGAACTCGCCGAGTCGATGGCGACGTTCAACCGACACGCCGGGGGACTCCGCCCGGCCCAGTTGCGGGTCGGCGTCGACTCCCTCGGCGCGCTCTTCGAGCACTACGACGCCGGCGTCGTACACCGGTGTCTGCAGGTCGTCACCGGCTACGTCGACGACTACGACGCGATGGGCCACTACGTGCTGACCGAACCGTACGACAGCGAGCGTGCCGAGCGACTCGCCGACGACTTCGACGCCGTGGTCGAGATTCGCGCGGTCGACGGCGGCCGGGACGACCACCACGCCGAGGAGCGCTGGCACGTGTCGAGCCACGACCTCGTGACCGACTGGTTCCCGCTGTAA
- the aglJ gene encoding S-layer glycoprotein N-glycosyltransferase AglJ → MADSEDVCVLIPTLNEAETIGEVIDGFTDRGYENVLVVDGNSSDGTTDIASDHGARVMCQSGSGKGQAVREAIQHIEAEYVLMLDGDGTYRPEDADAMLEPLVNGEYEHVIGDRFADMEEGAMSRFNEFGNGLFNWVFRTIHGKDFEDILSGYRAFTRESVENFYLDADGFGVETELAVECVKHGVPTTVVPIRYEARPDESDTNLHPIRDGGVILITLYQLAKTSNPLFYFGSVGVLSSLIGVIIGAYVGYEWFGPANTSHEVLAIVAAFAILFGVQLLMFGVLSDLIVTLHREQMRRMK, encoded by the coding sequence ATGGCCGACAGCGAGGACGTCTGCGTTCTCATCCCGACTTTGAACGAGGCCGAGACCATCGGCGAGGTTATCGACGGATTCACCGACCGCGGATACGAGAACGTCCTCGTCGTCGACGGGAACTCGTCGGACGGGACGACCGACATCGCCAGCGACCACGGGGCGCGCGTCATGTGCCAATCGGGGTCCGGAAAGGGGCAGGCGGTCAGGGAAGCGATCCAGCACATCGAGGCCGAGTACGTCCTGATGCTGGACGGCGACGGCACCTACCGACCCGAGGACGCCGACGCGATGCTCGAACCGCTGGTGAACGGCGAGTACGAACACGTCATCGGCGACCGCTTCGCCGACATGGAGGAGGGCGCGATGAGTCGCTTCAACGAGTTCGGCAACGGCCTGTTCAACTGGGTGTTCCGCACCATCCACGGCAAGGACTTCGAGGACATCCTGAGCGGCTACCGGGCGTTCACCCGCGAGTCGGTGGAGAACTTCTATCTCGACGCCGACGGCTTCGGCGTCGAGACCGAACTCGCCGTCGAGTGCGTCAAGCACGGCGTGCCGACGACGGTGGTGCCGATACGCTACGAGGCGCGACCCGACGAGTCGGACACCAACCTCCACCCGATTCGGGACGGCGGGGTCATCCTGATCACGCTCTACCAGTTGGCGAAGACTAGCAATCCGCTGTTCTACTTCGGGAGCGTCGGCGTTCTGAGTTCGCTAATCGGCGTCATCATCGGCGCGTACGTGGGCTACGAGTGGTTCGGTCCGGCCAACACGTCCCACGAGGTACTCGCCATCGTCGCCGCGTTCGCCATCCTGTTCGGGGTCCAGTTGCTGATGTTCGGTGTCCTCTCGGACCTCATCGTGACGCTCCACCGCGAACAGATGCGACGGATGAAGTGA
- a CDS encoding glycosyltransferase, whose translation MNALVAVAGALVAATALPYLAYLALYAAVGASGSAADKRDAEPTVSIVLPTYNESGIIEKKLDDVVSLDYPMEKVELVVVDSSDDETPDIIEEYFADREHPDLNLIREQERRGLAPALNDAYAAADNEMVVKTDCDSYVADDALREAAANLADPDVAAVTGQNAEVLGGSEVEAGYRGVQAHIQTLESHLDSTLIFHGPFSAFENDAIVPIDPNSLADDTELALKIRRGGDRVIFDPAVRYKEASHSDFGKRRLQKDRRGMGLIRLLAQHRDALGRYGNYGRLVLPFNWWFMVVSPWLVALDVLAVTAAGIAVAGVAGLAVPAALAGFVWLGQKDFLGPLQAVYAVFDSQVSLLHAAVELLRGKGDGTWEVDEELREAFE comes from the coding sequence ATGAACGCTCTCGTGGCCGTCGCCGGGGCGCTCGTCGCCGCCACGGCACTGCCGTATCTCGCGTATCTCGCCCTCTACGCGGCCGTCGGGGCGAGCGGGTCGGCCGCCGACAAGCGCGACGCCGAACCGACCGTCAGCATCGTCCTGCCGACGTACAACGAGTCGGGAATCATCGAGAAGAAACTCGACGACGTGGTGTCGCTGGACTACCCGATGGAGAAGGTCGAACTGGTCGTCGTCGACTCCAGCGACGACGAGACGCCCGACATCATCGAGGAGTACTTCGCCGACCGCGAGCATCCAGACCTGAACCTCATCCGCGAGCAGGAGCGCCGGGGCCTCGCGCCCGCGCTCAACGACGCCTACGCCGCCGCGGACAACGAGATGGTGGTCAAGACCGACTGCGACTCCTACGTCGCCGACGACGCGCTCAGGGAGGCGGCCGCCAACCTCGCCGACCCGGACGTGGCCGCGGTCACGGGCCAGAACGCCGAGGTCCTCGGCGGAAGCGAGGTCGAGGCCGGCTATCGGGGCGTGCAGGCTCACATCCAGACGCTAGAGTCCCACCTCGACTCGACGCTCATCTTTCACGGTCCCTTCTCGGCGTTCGAGAACGACGCTATCGTCCCCATCGACCCCAACTCGCTGGCCGACGACACCGAACTCGCGCTGAAGATACGCCGGGGCGGCGACCGGGTGATATTCGACCCCGCGGTCCGGTACAAGGAGGCCTCCCACTCGGACTTCGGCAAGCGTCGCCTCCAGAAGGACCGGCGCGGGATGGGCCTGATTCGACTGCTAGCCCAGCACCGCGACGCGCTCGGCAGGTACGGCAACTACGGGCGACTCGTCCTCCCGTTCAACTGGTGGTTCATGGTCGTCTCCCCGTGGCTGGTGGCGCTCGACGTGCTGGCGGTCACGGCCGCCGGAATTGCTGTAGCGGGCGTCGCCGGACTCGCGGTCCCGGCCGCGCTCGCCGGGTTCGTCTGGCTCGGACAGAAGGACTTCCTCGGCCCGCTACAAGCGGTTTACGCGGTCTTCGACTCGCAGGTCTCCCTGCTCCACGCTGCGGTCGAACTGCTCCGCGGGAAGGGCGACGGGACGTGGGAAGTCGACGAGGAGCTTCGGGAGGCGTTCGAATGA
- a CDS encoding glycosyltransferase, with protein sequence MVGNTAGAEDLSVAILHDRFPQIGGGETFAIEAARTLDAPIYTMYVSAGTNLPNDVEVIPIRQNKYARGLSKHLLEWKNEGMNPLETLSVALDMTDAHPDLQDYDVVLESAPLSKHYVPDVDQTVIHYPHSPPRWLYDLYRDRMDSFDYPGVRVFLKAYAKWWRALDKEANDYVDTFVANSELIRDRIRRFYGRDAEVVYPPVTGDWRNEGDEGYFVTWSRLAPEKRIPMIVEAFTELDERLVVAGDGEEREKIGRIAAGHDNIEVRGFVEDIESLVANATAVVYAPKQEDFGLVGAESLSAGKPLLGVNEGFTKYQVTEETGLLFEPTVESLRETVRQFDPEKFDADRILEIAEQYRYEEFQDRLREVVEQSTTESATE encoded by the coding sequence ATGGTCGGGAACACCGCTGGCGCCGAAGACCTCTCCGTCGCCATCCTCCACGATCGTTTTCCCCAAATTGGCGGAGGCGAAACGTTCGCTATCGAAGCGGCACGAACGCTTGACGCCCCGATTTACACGATGTACGTCTCGGCGGGAACCAACCTGCCTAACGACGTGGAAGTCATTCCGATCAGACAGAACAAGTACGCCCGAGGTCTGTCGAAACACCTCCTCGAGTGGAAGAACGAGGGCATGAATCCGCTGGAGACCCTGAGCGTCGCCCTCGACATGACCGACGCTCATCCGGACTTGCAGGACTACGACGTCGTCCTCGAAAGTGCCCCGCTGAGTAAACACTACGTCCCGGATGTAGACCAGACCGTAATACATTATCCGCATAGTCCGCCGCGGTGGCTCTACGACCTCTATCGGGACCGGATGGACTCGTTCGACTATCCCGGCGTTCGCGTCTTCCTCAAGGCCTACGCGAAGTGGTGGCGTGCGCTGGACAAGGAGGCCAACGACTACGTAGACACGTTCGTCGCCAACAGCGAACTCATCCGCGACCGAATCCGCCGGTTCTACGGCCGTGACGCAGAAGTAGTCTATCCGCCAGTCACGGGCGATTGGCGAAACGAGGGTGACGAAGGGTACTTCGTCACTTGGTCGCGGCTCGCCCCCGAAAAGCGGATTCCGATGATTGTAGAGGCGTTTACGGAACTTGACGAACGCCTCGTGGTCGCAGGTGACGGTGAGGAGCGTGAGAAGATAGGGCGCATCGCTGCAGGTCACGACAACATCGAGGTCCGCGGCTTCGTAGAAGATATCGAATCACTCGTTGCGAACGCCACTGCGGTCGTCTACGCGCCCAAGCAGGAAGACTTCGGACTAGTCGGGGCCGAGTCGTTGAGCGCGGGCAAGCCGCTTCTGGGGGTGAACGAGGGGTTCACAAAGTATCAGGTGACGGAGGAAACGGGGCTCCTGTTCGAACCGACAGTAGAGTCGCTTCGGGAGACGGTCCGGCAGTTCGACCCCGAGAAATTCGACGCTGACCGGATTCTCGAGATTGCCGAGCAGTACCGATACGAGGAGTTCCAGGACCGACTGCGAGAGGTCGTAGAGCAGTCCACGACCGAATCTGCGACGGAGTAA
- a CDS encoding archaellin/type IV pilin N-terminal domain-containing protein: protein MTRNYLSAVKDRIESAVNDRGQVGIGTLIVFIAMVLVAAIAAGVLINTAGFLQTKSEQTGQESSAQVSNRVQVVSAFGDVANEEVEQINLTVMRGSGSDDINLSSATIEWIGPNEAKTLTYNETADSGNFTVSPIKDPDGSSPVLNTQDDRFKVSMNASAISNPLGEGEEVKLKLTTQYGAVTQYRANVPQSLSQESAVTI, encoded by the coding sequence ATGACACGGAATTATCTCTCAGCGGTAAAAGATAGAATCGAGAGCGCGGTCAACGACCGCGGTCAGGTGGGTATCGGTACGCTCATCGTGTTCATCGCGATGGTGCTCGTCGCAGCGATCGCAGCGGGCGTGCTTATCAACACCGCCGGATTCCTCCAGACCAAGTCCGAACAGACCGGTCAGGAGAGCAGTGCACAGGTCTCGAACCGCGTGCAGGTCGTCAGTGCGTTCGGTGACGTTGCCAACGAGGAAGTCGAACAGATCAACCTGACGGTGATGCGCGGGTCGGGGTCGGACGACATCAATCTCTCTTCGGCCACGATCGAGTGGATCGGGCCGAACGAGGCGAAGACGCTGACCTACAACGAGACCGCAGACAGCGGTAACTTCACGGTCAGTCCCATCAAGGACCCCGACGGCTCCTCGCCCGTCCTCAACACGCAGGACGACCGGTTCAAGGTCTCGATGAACGCCAGCGCGATTTCGAATCCGCTGGGTGAGGGCGAAGAGGTCAAACTCAAGCTCACCACTCAGTACGGCGCAGTGACCCAGTACCGCGCCAACGTGCCACAGTCGCTCTCCCAAGAGAGCGCTGTCACGATCTAA
- a CDS encoding thioredoxin domain-containing protein: MTDDPTARNRLDEEASPYLRQHADNPVNWQPWDDAALDAARERDVPIFLSVGYSACHWCHVMEEESFEDEATAEVLNENFVPIKVDREERPDLDSIYQTICQAVSGRGGWPLSVWLTPDGRPFYVGTYFPKEAKRGQPGFRDLLENIADSWAEDDERREMDRRVDQWTDAIEGELESVPDPGEAPGEDLLESAADAAVRSADREHGGFGTGQKFPQAGRIHLLLRAAERAERDGGAGDDTADEYRAVATEALSAMAEGGLFDHVGGGFHRYTVDREWVVPHFEKMLYDNAELSRAMLAGYQVAGDDRYATAARRTFAFVEREMTHPDGGFYSTLDAQSDGEEGKFYVWTPDQIRDAVASGERTDESADDDTAADLFCDRFGVTESGNFEGKTVLTVSESVADLADEYGMSEREVEETVESVRERVFEAREERVRPRRDEKVLAGWNGLMISALAEGALVLGDDRYADLAADALGFVREQLWDPQEERLARRFKDGDVAIEGYLEDYAFLARGALNLYEATGDPDHLGFALDLAAAVTDEFWDADAGTIYFTPERGEELVARPQEPRDQSTPSSLGVAADTLLALAEFTPDDEFADVAERVLETRAQEIRSNPLQHASLALAADRYARGSLEVTAVADDLPEAWRETLAERYLPGRLLSRRPPTDGELSTWLDRLGLGEAPPIWAERGRTDGEPTVYVCREFACSPPETDLAAALDWADESA, from the coding sequence ATGACCGACGACCCCACCGCGCGCAACCGACTCGACGAGGAGGCGAGTCCGTACCTCCGCCAGCACGCCGACAATCCGGTCAACTGGCAACCGTGGGACGACGCCGCGCTCGACGCCGCCCGAGAGCGCGACGTGCCCATCTTCCTGTCGGTCGGCTACTCGGCCTGCCACTGGTGTCACGTCATGGAGGAAGAGAGCTTCGAGGACGAGGCGACCGCCGAGGTGCTGAACGAGAACTTCGTCCCCATCAAGGTGGACCGCGAGGAGCGCCCGGACCTCGACAGCATCTATCAGACCATCTGTCAGGCCGTCTCGGGCCGGGGCGGGTGGCCGCTGTCGGTGTGGCTCACCCCCGACGGCCGACCGTTCTACGTCGGGACCTACTTCCCGAAGGAGGCCAAGCGGGGCCAACCCGGCTTCCGCGACCTGCTCGAAAACATCGCCGACTCGTGGGCCGAGGACGACGAGCGCCGGGAGATGGACCGGCGGGTCGACCAGTGGACCGACGCCATCGAGGGCGAACTCGAATCCGTCCCCGACCCCGGCGAGGCCCCCGGCGAGGACCTGCTCGAATCGGCCGCCGACGCCGCGGTCCGGAGCGCCGACCGCGAACACGGCGGGTTCGGCACCGGCCAGAAGTTCCCGCAGGCCGGGCGCATCCACCTGCTCCTGCGCGCCGCAGAGCGCGCCGAACGCGACGGGGGCGCGGGCGACGATACCGCCGACGAGTACCGCGCAGTCGCCACGGAGGCGCTCTCGGCGATGGCCGAGGGCGGCCTCTTCGACCACGTCGGCGGCGGGTTCCACCGCTACACCGTGGACCGCGAGTGGGTCGTGCCCCACTTCGAGAAGATGCTCTACGACAACGCCGAACTCTCGCGGGCGATGCTCGCGGGCTATCAGGTCGCGGGCGACGACCGGTACGCGACCGCCGCGCGCCGGACCTTCGCGTTCGTCGAGCGCGAGATGACCCATCCCGACGGCGGGTTCTACAGCACGCTCGACGCCCAGAGCGACGGCGAGGAGGGCAAGTTCTACGTCTGGACGCCCGACCAGATTCGGGACGCGGTCGCGAGCGGCGAGCGGACCGACGAGTCCGCGGACGACGACACCGCCGCGGACCTCTTCTGCGACCGGTTCGGCGTCACCGAGTCGGGCAACTTCGAGGGGAAGACGGTCCTGACCGTCAGCGAGTCGGTCGCCGACCTCGCCGACGAGTACGGGATGAGCGAGCGAGAGGTCGAGGAGACCGTCGAGAGCGTCCGCGAGCGGGTCTTCGAGGCGCGCGAGGAGCGCGTCCGGCCGCGGCGTGACGAGAAGGTGCTGGCCGGCTGGAACGGCCTCATGATTTCGGCGCTCGCGGAGGGCGCTCTCGTCCTCGGCGACGACCGCTACGCCGACCTCGCGGCCGACGCGCTCGGGTTCGTCCGCGAGCAACTGTGGGACCCGCAGGAGGAGCGACTCGCTCGCAGATTCAAGGACGGCGACGTGGCCATCGAGGGCTACCTCGAAGACTACGCCTTCCTCGCTCGGGGCGCGCTGAACCTCTACGAGGCGACCGGCGACCCCGACCACCTCGGCTTCGCGCTGGACCTCGCGGCGGCCGTCACCGACGAGTTCTGGGACGCCGACGCCGGAACCATCTACTTCACCCCCGAGCGCGGCGAGGAACTGGTCGCCCGACCGCAGGAGCCACGCGACCAGTCGACGCCCTCCAGCCTCGGCGTCGCGGCCGACACTTTACTCGCGCTCGCCGAGTTCACGCCGGACGACGAGTTCGCCGACGTCGCCGAGCGCGTCCTCGAAACCCGGGCGCAGGAGATTCGGTCGAACCCGCTGCAGCACGCCTCGCTCGCGCTCGCGGCCGACCGCTACGCCCGCGGGTCGCTCGAAGTCACCGCGGTCGCCGACGACCTGCCGGAGGCGTGGCGCGAGACGCTCGCCGAGCGATACCTGCCCGGTCGTCTGCTGTCGCGCCGACCCCCGACCGACGGGGAACTCTCGACGTGGCTCGACCGACTCGGACTCGGCGAAGCCCCGCCCATCTGGGCCGAGCGCGGGCGGACCGACGGCGAACCGACGGTCTACGTCTGCCGAGAGTTCGCCTGTTCGCCCCCGGAGACCGACCTCGCCGCGGCGCTCGACTGGGCCGACGAGAGCGCCTGA
- a CDS encoding acyl-CoA synthetase, producing MGDNHNLSDYDAVRESFSWDDVFADADWDAPEELNVGHEVCDRHADDGESVALYQVGEDGDLTETTFRELADQSSRFANVLEELGVERGDRVFSYMPRIPEHYVALVGTLKREAVFGGVNERFGPDGIAYRLDDCDASVVVTTGDNRETVGQALDDAPSVEHVVTVDRGESAVADDDLAFADALDDASGEYEVARTEAEDDALLYYTSGTTGPAKGVRHKQRWVAGVAATQKYAVDLQPGDLYWSTADLGWLTGPINTLGAWFWGASLFTYEGEFDPETWADLLDEYPISVLFSVPTAYRMLREKEHVLEGVDLNLRHALSIGEPLSAGVVDWGEETLGVTIHDTYGQTETGNMIINNYPTMELKPGSMGKPLPGIEADVVDPETGEPMGPGETGEIAQRGDYPCFFAEYWEKPEKTADCFVDGPDGEWYLSGDLARKDEDGYFWFEGRADDVIISSGYRIGPFEVESSLGEHPAVAEAAVVPKPDRERGNIVKAYVVPSDDADPSEDLAETVKTHVRDELSAHEYPREIEFVDELPKTVTGKIRRTELQDDAQQEAEVEQE from the coding sequence ATGGGTGACAATCACAACCTCTCGGACTACGACGCGGTTCGCGAATCGTTCTCGTGGGACGACGTGTTCGCCGACGCCGACTGGGACGCGCCGGAGGAACTCAACGTCGGCCACGAGGTCTGCGACCGCCACGCGGACGACGGTGAGAGCGTCGCGCTCTATCAGGTCGGCGAGGACGGCGACCTCACGGAGACGACGTTCCGGGAACTGGCCGACCAGTCCAGTCGGTTCGCCAACGTCCTCGAAGAGTTGGGCGTCGAGCGAGGCGACCGCGTGTTCTCGTACATGCCCCGGATTCCGGAACACTACGTCGCGCTGGTCGGGACGCTCAAGCGCGAGGCGGTGTTCGGCGGCGTCAACGAGCGGTTCGGCCCGGACGGCATCGCCTACCGCCTCGACGACTGCGACGCCTCGGTGGTCGTGACGACCGGCGACAACCGCGAGACGGTCGGACAGGCGCTCGACGACGCACCGTCGGTCGAACACGTCGTCACGGTGGACCGCGGCGAGAGCGCGGTGGCCGACGACGACCTCGCGTTCGCCGACGCGCTGGACGACGCCAGCGGCGAGTACGAGGTCGCCCGAACCGAGGCCGAGGACGACGCGCTCCTCTACTACACCAGCGGGACGACCGGTCCCGCGAAGGGCGTCCGCCACAAACAGCGGTGGGTCGCGGGCGTCGCCGCGACCCAGAAGTACGCGGTGGACCTCCAACCCGGCGACCTCTACTGGTCTACGGCCGACCTCGGGTGGCTGACCGGTCCCATCAACACGCTCGGGGCGTGGTTCTGGGGCGCGTCGCTGTTCACCTACGAGGGCGAGTTCGACCCCGAGACGTGGGCCGACCTGCTGGACGAGTATCCGATTTCGGTCCTGTTCAGCGTCCCCACGGCCTACCGGATGCTCCGGGAGAAAGAACACGTGCTGGAGGGCGTGGATTTGAACCTCCGCCACGCGCTCTCCATCGGCGAACCGCTCTCGGCGGGCGTGGTGGACTGGGGCGAGGAAACGCTGGGCGTCACCATCCACGACACCTACGGCCAGACCGAGACGGGCAACATGATAATCAACAACTACCCGACGATGGAACTCAAGCCGGGGAGCATGGGCAAACCCCTGCCCGGTATCGAGGCCGACGTGGTGGACCCCGAGACGGGCGAACCGATGGGCCCGGGCGAGACCGGCGAAATCGCTCAGCGCGGCGACTACCCCTGCTTCTTCGCGGAGTACTGGGAGAAACCGGAGAAGACCGCCGACTGCTTCGTGGACGGCCCCGACGGAGAGTGGTACCTCTCGGGGGACCTCGCCCGGAAGGACGAGGACGGCTACTTCTGGTTCGAGGGCCGGGCCGACGACGTCATCATCTCGTCCGGCTACCGCATCGGTCCGTTCGAAGTCGAGAGTTCGCTCGGCGAACATCCCGCGGTCGCGGAGGCCGCCGTGGTGCCCAAACCCGACCGCGAGCGCGGCAACATCGTGAAGGCCTACGTCGTGCCGAGCGACGACGCCGACCCCTCCGAGGACCTCGCGGAGACCGTCAAGACTCACGTCCGCGACGAACTCTCGGCCCACGAGTACCCCCGCGAAATCGAGTTCGTCGATGAACTCCCGAAGACCGTGACGGGCAAGATTCGCCGGACGGAACTACAGGACGACGCCCAGCAGGAGGCCGAAGTCGAACAGGAGTAG
- a CDS encoding DUF7344 domain-containing protein, translated as MENEASETNGLGFEVGGDRQDELFSVLSHPYRRFVLQHLQTADSPIPVAELTTELVAWERSQSEIGRSGDERTRVGVSLVHNHLPKMADARVVEYDATRQTVTLVDDTDEVHTHLQAMASD; from the coding sequence ATGGAAAACGAAGCCTCTGAGACGAACGGGTTGGGATTCGAGGTCGGAGGCGACCGTCAAGACGAACTCTTCAGTGTCTTGTCTCATCCCTACCGCCGTTTTGTCCTTCAGCACCTCCAGACCGCGGATAGCCCGATTCCGGTGGCCGAACTGACGACGGAACTGGTCGCGTGGGAGAGAAGCCAGTCCGAAATAGGTCGCTCGGGTGACGAACGGACGCGCGTCGGCGTCTCTCTCGTCCACAATCACCTGCCGAAGATGGCCGACGCGAGGGTCGTCGAGTACGACGCGACCCGACAGACGGTTACGCTCGTAGACGACACCGACGAAGTTCACACCCACCTCCAAGCGATGGCGAGCGACTGA